One part of the Phoenix dactylifera cultivar Barhee BC4 chromosome 4, palm_55x_up_171113_PBpolish2nd_filt_p, whole genome shotgun sequence genome encodes these proteins:
- the LOC103708186 gene encoding protein rough sheath 2 homolog yields the protein MKERQRWQPEEDALLRAYVRQYGAKEWGLVSERMGRALHRDPKSCQERWKNYLRPGLKKGSLTPDEQALLVSLQSRYGNKWKAIAAHLPGRTPKRLGKWWEVFKDKQLKAAAKASSEQPLHHGTTSAYEHILETFAEKHVLPPPSHLPPLPSLVLPNPLLFAPASSSSCSSSSPSSPSPPSLSLSLSRPEGWLLLLPALVQLCSEVEEGRRCWAQHRKEAAWRLSRLEQQMETEKARKMREKVEEVEAKIRRFREEEAAWLDRLEEEWRERLFAVRREAEAEEAEVAEAWTASHAKLAGLVEKMMLGGAGGLALGSPVAKDYLR from the coding sequence ATGAAGGAGAGGCAGCGATGGCAGCCGGAGGAGGACGCGCTGCTGCGGGCGTACGTGAGGCAGTACGGGGCCAAGGAGTGGGGGTTGGTTTCGGAGCGGATGGGGCGGGCGCTCCACCGCGACCCCAAGTCGTGCCAGGAGCGGTGGAAGAACTACCTCCGCCCGGGTCTTAAGAAGGGCTCCCTCACCCCGGACGAGCAGGCCCTCCTCGTCTCCCTTCAGTCCCGCTACGGCAACAAGTGGAAGGCCATCGCCGCCCACCTCCCCGGCCGCACCCCCAAGCGACTCGGCAAGTGGTGGGAGGTCTTCAAAGACAAGCAGCTCAAGGCCGCCGCCAAAGCCTCCTCTGAGCAACCCCTCCACCATGGAACCACCTCCGCCTACGAGCACATCCTCGAAACCTTCGCCGAGAAGCACGTCCTCCCGCCCCCTtcccatcttcctcctctcccctcCCTCGTCCTGCCTAATCCTCTCCTCTTCgcccccgcctcctcctcctcctgttcCTCGTCGTCCCCGTCCTCGCCGTCGCCTCCCTCCCTCAGCCTCTCGCTCTCCCGGCCGGAGGGgtggctgctgctgctgccggcGCTGGTGCAGCTGTgctcggaggtggaggaggggcGGCGGTGCTGGGCGCAGCACCGGAAGGAGGCGGCGTGGCGGCTGAGCAGGCTGGAGCAGCAGATGGAGACGGAGAAGGCAAGAAAGATGCGGGAGAaggtggaggaggtggaggccaaGATCCGGCGCTTtcgggaggaggaggccgcctgGCTCGACAGGTTGGAGGAGGAGTGGAGGGAGCGGCTTTTCGCGGTCCGGAgggaggccgaggccgaggAGGCCGAAGTCGCGGAGGCGTGGACCGCTAGCCACGCCAAACTTGCCGGCTTGGTGGAGAAGATGATGCTTGGTGGTGCCGGCGGGCTTGCTCTCGGTTCGCCGGTGGCCAAGGATTATTTACGCTGA